In Phalacrocorax aristotelis chromosome 6, bGulAri2.1, whole genome shotgun sequence, one DNA window encodes the following:
- the LOC142058265 gene encoding LOW QUALITY PROTEIN: uncharacterized protein LOC142058265 (The sequence of the model RefSeq protein was modified relative to this genomic sequence to represent the inferred CDS: substituted 1 base at 1 genomic stop codon), whose product MLPLHVKWPLRRQLTPTILSPHRLYHLLEVHQSRPSPRGQDWVKKHWFQPQSVVGRIRVVXKEARVRPGKGKAVICAVLGASLSAAVEERKRRLCQADVTIDSLQVVIKSLQEQLEGNKRLLQEERNQNAILKEELRDQLLREADTLAEVEVKLSEKGVRQVYPQGVLQRARETVESFPHMYPLFKTEYLYEDNNDDRPQVLTKEVPFTATEVAKLKKDFAKTPKESETEYVWRVSLSAGGDGILLSEKEAEGYWGPGVFLTTGNRRAPWSLTQRAAYWAGGLNPLERGDPLAITGTVDQLVESVQKAACLRKMYDRELKPHQSSLMMMPVDPGRMTPLIRGLPDSLKPTGIQLQGRIQNNSEGERTAATLEGIITPDHWRLGRKVWTWREVAQELINFGRKYGPDGGSFQKTETRVVRSAEQVNNRQLSIGKGQDLRPLHNNHPGRERLLSRQGLWHLGLQKGIPRDLMDGLPTPKLEKLVQKWSGKKATVGVVAAAPPLIDLEGELTREKAEN is encoded by the exons atgcTGCCGCTCCAC GTAAAATGGCCACTCAGAAGGCAGTTAACGCCCACGATTTTGTCTCCTCACCGGCTGTACCATCTTTTGGAGGTGCACCAATCTCGCCCCTCACCCCGGGGACAAGATTGGGTGAAAAAACATTGGTTTCAACCGCAGAGTGTAGTAGGCAGGATAAGGGTAGTGTAGAAGGAAGCTAGGGTTAGAccggggaaaggaaaagctgtaatttgCGCAGTCCTGGGAGCGAGTCTGTCAGCAGCGGTGGAAGAGAGGAAACGGAGGCTTTGTCAAGCCGATGTCACAATAGACTCACTGCAGGTGGTCATAAAGTCACTGCAGGAACAATTGGAGGGAAACAAGCGATTGttgcaggaggagagaaatcaAAATGCCATACTGAAGGAAGAATTGAGGGATCAGCTTTTGAGGGAAGCAGATACACTGGCAGAGGTAGAGGTGAAACTTTCAGAGAAAGGGGTACGGCAAGTTTACCCTCAGGGAGTCTTGCAGAGGGCAAGGGAAACTGTAGAAAGCTTCCCTCACATGTATCCACTCTTTAAAACAGAGTACTTGTATGAGGACAATAACGATGACCGTCCTCAAGTTCTCACCAAAGAAGTCCCATTTACAGCAACCGAAGTAGCAAAGTTGAAAAAAGACTTTGCAAAAACTCCGAAGGAATCGGAGACAGAATATGTGTGGAGAGTGTCCCTGTCAGCAGGGGGGGATGGAATTTTGTTGTcggagaaagaagcagaaggctATTGGGGTCCAGGTGTGTTCTTAACTACAGGTAATCGCCGAGCCCCATGGTCATTAACCCAGAGGGCTGCGTATTGGGCCGGAGGGCTGAACCCTTTGGAGAGGGGAGATCCCCTTGCCATAACAGGTACGGTGGATCAACTAGTGGAAAGCGTGCAGAAAGCAGCCTGTCTCCGAAAGATGTATGATCGGGAGCTCAAGCCCCACCAGAGTTCCCTGATGATGATGCCTGTAGACCCAGGGAGGATGACTCCCCTGATCCGGGGACTCCCTGACTCCCTGAAACCCACTGGGATCCAATTACAGGGgagaattcaaaataattccGAAGGAGAAAGAACTGCGGCCACTCTGGAAGGGATAATAACCCCTGACCATTGGCGGTTGGGAAGGAAAGTGTGGACGTGGAGGGAGGTAGCgcaggaattaattaattttgggagaaaatatgGCCCTGATGGTGGATCGTTCCAAAAAACCGAAACAAGGGTTGTACGGTCTGCAGAGCAAGTTAACAATCGGCAGCTGTCAATTGGGAAGGGCCAGGATTTGAGGCCACTCCACAACAATCATCCCGGGAGAGAGAGACTCCTAAGTCGACAGGGCTTATGGCATCTAGGGCTTCAGAAGGGCATTCCTCGAGACCTGATGGATGGACTCCCGACCCCAAAATTGGAAAAACTTGTACAGAAATGGTCAGGGAAGAAGGCCACTGTCGGAGTAGTTGCCGCTGCTCCACCCCTGATAGATCTTGAGGGGGAGCTGACTAGGGAAAAGGCGGAAAACTAG